A section of the Rhipicephalus sanguineus isolate Rsan-2018 chromosome 11, BIME_Rsan_1.4, whole genome shotgun sequence genome encodes:
- the LOC119374912 gene encoding uncharacterized protein LOC119374912, translating into MRLEKARIEAELEVLQHEKEAAAADAQASALEAAVEQDGGECVRPHPPIDRAQRVSSYITEQATIRDAELASLRATVVHARSQSLEHAEATNRHTDLHHYQQPPAYTPPPNSPSSELVGVLKFLCRKDLVSTGLTKFDDRPENFRAWKSSFKGVIRDVDLSAQEELDLLIKWLGPESSRQVRRLKSAHVDDFSRGLNVVWKRLDDTFGRPEAIEDALLRRLEDFPKIPYRDNAKLQELGDLLLELEAAKTDPYLAGLSYLDTARGVNKIVSKLPSGLQENWMSVGTKYKQQHNTAFPPFSVFSKFVQDQASMRNDPSFIFQPQNASSSFTQQKEEITTKTSWQKSSVSARKTNVDHAFEHFQETTPKELPEPKSLEKWCPHHKRPHPLERCRAFREIALEERITFLRAQGICLRCCLSTNHTQSQCKVVVKCHICSSGDHATALHPSSPCSESPEPADSDNSSADHSEGRVTSTRTEVASTNDSYRSCAKICLVDVIHQSQPESTLRAYAILDEQSNRSLVRPELLDEFNVEGTPTRYTLRTCSGSTEVVGKIAHGFFVRSVSGDVKLPLPPLLECDNIPDNREEIPTPDAARNYPHLSAIATHIPPLEEARILLLLGRDVLRVHKVRQTINGPLDAPYAQRLDLGWVIVGDVCVDRARKTGTVNVFKTHVPDNERPSINPCTKHFNVKEPPVLCAADGHRAQNDFSSVTPSDDSLAPNLFKTTREDNERALVIEDRSNNWVAHLPFRSPRGRLPNNRDQALSRLYSLRRTLRNNEETRERFVNFMKELFVKGHAAEAPPLNTKKRKK; encoded by the coding sequence ATGCGCCTAGAGAAAGCAAGAATTGAGGCCGAACTTGAAGTCTTACAGCATGAGAAAGAAGCAGCTGCAGCAGACGCGCAGGCAAGTGCACTCGAGGCAGCCGTAGAACAGGATGGCGGGGAGTGTGTGCGCCCGCACCCACCTATAGACCGAGCACAACGGGTTTCGAGCTACATCACTGAACAAGCAACCATACGTGATGCAGAGCTTGCGTCTCTTCGGGCGACTGTTGTGCACGCAAGAAGCCAGAGCTTGGAGCATGCCGAAGCAACAAACCGCCACACGGACTTGCATCATTATCAGCAGCCGCCTGCGTACACGCCGCCACCCAACAGTCCCAGCTCGGAGCTTGTCGGTGTCCTGAAGTTCCTGTGCCGAAAGGACCTTGTCTCTACTGGACTGACGAAGTTTGATGATCGACCTGAGAACTTCCGTGCTTGGAAGTCATCTTTCAAGGGCGTCATCAGAGATGTAGATCTTTCTGCGCAGGAAGAGCTCGACCTCCTTATCAAATGGCTTGGTCCTGAATCATCACGTCAGGTTCGAAGGTTGAAATCTGCGCACGTCGATGACTTTTCGAGGGGCTTAAACGTCGTGTGGAAACGGCTAGACGACACCTTCGGACGTCCCGAGGCAATTGAGGACGCGTTGCTGAGGAGATTGGAGGACTTTCCAAAAATACCGTACCGGGATAATGCGAAGTTGCAAGAGCTCGGCGACCTCCTGCTGGAACTTGAGGCTGCAAAGACTGATCCGTACCTCGCCGGTCTTAGCTATTTGGATACCGCTAGAGGTGTAAACAAAATTGTTTCGAAGTTACCATCCGGGCTTCAAGAGAACTGGATGTCAGTGGGAACAAAATacaaacaacaacacaacacTGCATTCCCACCTTTCTCAGTTTTCTCCAAGTTTGTTCAAGATCAAGCAAGCATGAGGAATGATCCTAGTTTCATCTTTCAACCGCAAAATGCATCGTCTTCGTTCACACAACAAAAAGAGGAAATTACGACCAAGACCTCGTGGCAAAAATCATCCGTATCAGCAAGGAAAACAAACGTGGATCACGCCTTCGAACACTTCCAGGAAACCACTCCAAAGGAGCTGCCTGAGCCGAAGAGCTTGGAAAAATGGTGCCCGCATCACAAGAGACCCCACCCCCTTGAAAGGTGTCGCGCTTTCCGAGAAATAGCATTGGAAGAGCGGATAACCTTCCTCAGAGCGCAGGGTATCTGCCTGCGATGCTGTTTATCCACAAACCACACGCAGTCGCAATGCAAGGTGGTCGTGAAGTGCCATATATGCAGCAGTGGTGACCATGCAACAGCGCTCCACCCATCATCTCCGTGCTCAGAGTCGCCGGAACCTGCTGACAGCGACAACAGCTCTGCAGATCATTCGGAAGGGAGAGTCACATCTACGCGTACCGAGGTAGCAAGCACCAACGATAGCTACAGATCATGTGCTAAAATCTGCCTCGTGGATGTGATTCATCAGTCTCAGCCTGAATCGACACTCAGAGCATACGCTATACTCGATGAGCAGAGCAACCGTTCGTTGGTTAGGCCAGAGCTTCTCGACGAGTTCAATGTGGAGGGGACACCCACCAGGTACACACTACGTACTTGTTCCGGCAGCACTGAAGTTGTTGGAAAGATCGCTCACGGCTTCTTCGTACGGAGCGTATCGGGTGATGTCAAGCTTCCCCTCCCGCCTCTTCTCGAGTGCGATAACATTCCTGACAACAGGGAAGAAATTCCAACACCAGATGCCGCACGGAACTACCCTCACTTGTCAGCCATTGCAACTCACATTCCGCCTCTAGAGGAGGCAAGAATACTGCTTCTCCTCGGCCGAGACGTACTCAGAGTTCACAAAGTTCGCCAGACCATAAACGGGCCGCTCGACGCTCCTTATGCACAGAGGCTCGATCTCGGGTGGGTCATTGTCGGAGACGTTTGCGTGGATCGCGCACGCAAAACAGGCACTGTAAATGTGTTTAAGACACACGTTCCCGACAACGAACGACCATCGATCAACCCATGCACAAAACATTTCAACGTGAAAGAACCGCCGGTTCTCTGCGCTGCGGATGGACATCGGGCCCAGAATGATTTCTCATCAGTGACACCATCAGATGACTCCCTAGCACCTAATCTGTTCAAGACAACGCGAGAAGACAACGAGCGCGCCCTCGTCATAGAAGACAGGTCAAACAACTGGGTCGCCCATCTGCCTTTTCGCTCGCCGAGAGGTCGGCTTCCGAACAACAGAGACCAAGCTCTTTCTCGACTGTACTCGCTGCGACGCACGTTACGAAATAACGAGGAGACAAGAGAACGCTTCGTCAACTTCATGAAAGAGCTGTTCGTCAAAGGTCATGCAGCGGAAGCTCCACCACTTAACACGAAGAAACGCAAGAAGTAA